The candidate division KSB1 bacterium genome segment TTAAGTAGTTTGAAGCAAAGATAATACGTTCACCGTCGGGATGGAAAAATGGCGCAAAGCTGGCTTTGCCAAAATTGGTTACTTGGTTCATATTTGAACCATCTGCATCCATCACATATATTTCCAAAATACCCGGACGAACCAGGCCTTTTTCCACTAAGTCATCATAGTCCTTAAGCTCTTCCTCTGTCTTTGGCCGGCTGGCGCGAAAAACGATTTTACTGCCATCCAGGGAAAAGAAAGGTCCACCGTCATAACCTTTTTCGAAGGTCAATCGAGTCTGGTTGCTGCCATCGAGATCCATGACATAAATTTCCGGATCCCCGTCGCGAGTTGATGTAAATATAATCTTATCCCCCTTTGGAGAAATTGTGGCTTCAGCATCGTACCCGGGTGAATTGGTTAGCTGTTTTTGGATATTGCCATCCAAATCCGCCCGAAAAATATCATAACTGTCATACAGTTTCCAGACATATCCGCGGGAAAAATCAGGTGGGGCGGGACAATTCTCATCCACTAGATGTGTTGAAGCATATAATATAGAATTTCCATCCGGAAGAATATATGCACAACTAGTTCGTCCTTTTCCGGTTGATAGTATCCTTTTGCCCGTGCCGTCCAGATTCATCAAGAATATTTGATCACATTCCAAACCTCCTGATGTAGATTGGTAGCTTAGTTTGGATTCGTCAAATGAGAAATAGGCTTCTGCATTCTCGCCAGAATCAGTCAACATTTTAATATTTTTAAGGTGGGGTTCATTTTCAAACAAATAAGGATCATTGGCATCTTCACAGCCAATATTGTTCAAAACGACGAAAACAGATAAGGCTATTATTAGAAATCGCATGGGAAAACCTATTTTATTTACATTGAAGGTTCAGGAATTGTTAATAGAACATAATTTTAGTTCAAAATTAATTCAATCAAATGTGGTTGATAAATATATATGAAGGAAATTTTTAGAATACAGTTGAGATCAGGTTACAAAAATATCAAGCCAAAATTGGATTTTTACCTGTTGCAATTGGCTCGCCATGTTTCGTGCCGGCAGCGCAGTGATGATGAGCCTCCGGACTATTGGCATCATAACGCACACCATCCGGAAAATAAATCACACACATGGCTTTGCGAATAACCTCAGTTTTGTTTTCACCTGTGTAATGAATTGTTAAGCCGTGGTGAAACGTGGCATCGCCGGGTTTTAAATCATATGCAATCGCTTTCTTCTTGAGATATTCCGGCAGGCGATCAAGCAGATCACTGTTCTCTTTGAGTTTGTGATTCCAACTATCTATAGCTAACTTATGTGTTCCCGGAATGAAAAACATGGCGCCCATTTCAATAGAGGCTTCTGAAAGCGCTACCCATATCGTTCCTGCATTTCGATCCAGCATTGGCCAGTAAGCCATATCCTGGTGTGGTTCGGTAATGCTGCCACCTGGCAGTTTATATAAAGCCTGATCATGCCAGAGTCTTGCATGTTTTCCCCCAAAAAATTGTTTGGCAATTCCAGCTAATCTTTTACTGGTTGTAAATTCCATTACATCAGGAAATTCCGACCATAAATGGCCGCATTGTGTGAAAGCACGTTCATAAAAACTTTTTTGAGAGAGTGTTCTTTTATCGTGACCCGAACGAATTGATACCGCATGATCAATAATGTCTCGATAGTATTTGACTTCACCGTTTGAAAGAACATTCCTAAGCAGGCAAAACCCATTCTTCTCATAAAAATTGATTTGGTCTTGGGAGAGTTTGTAAATATTGTTTAAAGAATATTTATGATTCTTTTCCATGATAATATTGTCGATTTTAAGTTGAATAAAAAAAATGTCATTCTTCTCCGTCAACTGGCGGATCAAATGACACAAATTCAGGAATCAAGGAAAATAATCTATATGGAGTCACATATGAATAGGGAAAAAAACTAAACCTTCGCCTTCTTCTTGCGATCCGTTATTGTAACGATTACCCCAGACATTAAAACCAGAATTCCGAACCACAAGAGACTAATGAAAGGCTTTTCACTGACTTCAATTCCTAAATAATCCACACCTTTAATGCCGCCATTTGTTGAGTTAAACTCTAAATGAACGGTTCTATTGCTGGCATCAACACTCGCAATTTTAACGCTTACACCATCCCGTCCTGGAACATCCACGATTGTTGAACTAAATTTGCCGTTTTCTAATTTGTACTCAGGCGCCAGATCATGCCTTTCTGAATAAGAGCCATCGGGGACTTCGACGGTTAGGTTTGCTTTGACTATCATGGTTTGAGCTTCGCCGTGTTGATTCACCTCGAACCCGTTAAAAGTGACTGCAATATCAGAAAACTTACCCGTTTGTCCTTGCGCCAGAGAAAGCTGGTGCGAATTTTGATCTTCTGCCGGAACAAAGCTAATCGGTGAAATATATAAATCTTTCAGAGGCTTCAACTTTATATATGGATTGAGCATGTAGCTGTTGGTATACTCACTAAAATAGAATTGCATTTCAGCGGTAAATTCTTCATTTTCCGATTTTAAAACCAACTGTGCCCGATCTTTACCATCAGGCATTTCCCTGAATCCGACAAATTTTATATCGTAACCAAATGAGGTTTTTTGAAATTGGTCTTTTGGCAGGGCAATTTTCTCTGATCTATCATACATTGCTGATGTGATGATACCAATCACCATGAATCCTAAGCCAACATGCGCCAAATATCCACCCATTTTACCCGGTTTTTTCTTGATAAATTCATACACAACCCAACCATTAATAATAATCGCAAATACAGACAGGAAAAATAACAAGATTGAAATGGGTTGATTGAGTCCTACGATTACAGCAAAAGTGGTAATGAAAAAACTGATGATTAAACTAGTATTCAAGCGTTTGATATTGCGAAACGCATTGACCTTCCATGCCAATAAAGGTGCGAAGGAAACTGATGCCATAAGCAATAGGGCTATTGGCATATGAATGGTCTCATAAAACTCGATACTTACACCTGCAGGCTTATTAACCAATGCTGTAAAAAATGGCGCCGAGGTTCCGATAAACGTAAATATTCCTGAAAACAGGAAAGCTGTCATTCCAAAAAGGATAAAGGATTCTCGATTTAATATACCGTCAGCAAAGGATGTACCTCGAATACCTCGTGTGCTGTAAATATATAAACCTAGAAACATGAACAGGAACAAGCCTACATAGCAGATCAAGTAAATATTCAAGTCAGATGCAGCGAAGGAATGTACGGAAAAATCACCCAATACTCCGCTTCTGGTTAAAAAAGAGCCCCATAACATTGAGATATAGGCTAGCCCGGCGAAAACTAAATTGGATCGAACCAATCCTTTTTGTCTGCTTTGTATCATCGTTCCGTGTAGCATTACCACTGAAAATATCCACGGTATAATAGAAGCGTTTTCGACCGGATCCCAGCCCCAATATCCTCCCCAGCCTAAAGTTGTATAGGCCCAGTAACCACCCATCATGACGCCTGTTCCTAGAATGAGAACTGTAAAAAGTATCCATCGCCTGGCTTCGATAATCCATGTTGTAAAATCTTTACGGACCATGGCAGACATTGCAAAAGTAAAGGGGATTGCAGTTGAAGCATAACCTACAAACAGGGTAGGTGGATGGATGCGCATCCAGGGATTTTGTAATAGTGGATTTAAGCCCGCACCATCAGCGGGGACAAATCCGACTGGGATATCGGGACGAACCTCCCAAACCATAAGAAATGGATCACGGCCAAGTAAGATCAGGAGAATATAAAACTGGGTTAAAACCAGAAAAAATAATACAAGGGGGTTTTTCCTGACAGTTTTACGAATTAGAATAAACCCAAAAATGCTTGAATAAGCAGTCCACATTAGAAATGTGCCTTCTTGCCCTGCCCACAATGTCGAGAAAACGAAATGCCAGGGAAGAGCTCTGGAAGAATGGCTATATACGTAGTTTAGTTGAAAATTGTAAGACCAGATTTGGCTAAGTAATAATCCGATTGCGAAAAATACCGCAATAGACATCACGGTATAACTTGAATTAGCGATTGAAAGAAATTTATTATTATTTGATCTGTAATAATAAAAATAGGCTGCCGCAGCCACCAGGGATGCGCAGAATGCCAGTACAATTGAAATATAACCGACTATCACGATTTCGACTCCTCAGCCTGGTATTTTGAAGGACATTTCACCAATAGTTGATGAGCTTCGAATCTATCGTTTACATATTTACCTATTGCAACAATTTCTGTAGCTTGTCCAAAATTGGAGGGTTTAACGCCACTATAAACGACCTGGCATTCATCTCCCTTTTCGTCAATTAGATTAAAGAAAAATACCTTCTTCTCGATATCGTAATACTCGCTACCATTGACTCTGGTGCCTTTAAATTGAACGACTGCTTGAGAAGCCTTCGCTTCTTTTAGAGTCACATAAGGTGTTAAAGATTTTGTCAGGTTTACCCCTGCAAAAATGATCAACACTATGATGGCAACTATACCGACTATAAATTTGGGTTTCATGACGAACCTTTATTATTAATATTTATCATTCAAATTTGAAATGTTAGGTACTGATCTGATAAGATTTCCCTATTGGTTTAAATTCTTGTATATCTTCACTTTCTAGTTTTAACCTAATTTGTTCAAATCTTTCAACGGTTTCCTTTTGATATAAACGCTCTCCGCAATGACTACAAACTTCTGCCATAACTTTAATTACAGCTGTATGATTTCCACCCCGTAAGAGCTTTTCAACTTCTTTAATAATTAACTTACCTCCACATAATGGACATTTCTGAAATGATTTCATTCCTTTTTCTTTCTTTTACGATATTTGATCCATAAATCAGGTCAGGTTTGTATACTGTTACTAGTACTGACCATTTACGATCTTCATCATAAGCCCAAACTGAATGAATCGGTTCTCCATTTTCAATTTTCCGAAAACTAAACAG includes the following:
- a CDS encoding cytochrome c maturation protein CcmE translates to MKPKFIVGIVAIIVLIIFAGVNLTKSLTPYVTLKEAKASQAVVQFKGTRVNGSEYYDIEKKVFFFNLIDEKGDECQVVYSGVKPSNFGQATEIVAIGKYVNDRFEAHQLLVKCPSKYQAEESKS
- a CDS encoding YgiT-type zinc finger protein; translation: MKSFQKCPLCGGKLIIKEVEKLLRGGNHTAVIKVMAEVCSHCGERLYQKETVERFEQIRLKLESEDIQEFKPIGKSYQIST
- a CDS encoding PD40 domain-containing protein; protein product: MRFLIIALSVFVVLNNIGCEDANDPYLFENEPHLKNIKMLTDSGENAEAYFSFDESKLSYQSTSGGLECDQIFLMNLDGTGKRILSTGKGRTSCAYILPDGNSILYASTHLVDENCPAPPDFSRGYVWKLYDSYDIFRADLDGNIQKQLTNSPGYDAEATISPKGDKIIFTSTRDGDPEIYVMDLDGSNQTRLTFEKGYDGGPFFSLDGSKIVFRASRPKTEEELKDYDDLVEKGLVRPGILEIYVMDADGSNMNQVTNFGKASFAPFFHPDGERIIFASNYLSENTRNFDLYIINVDGTGLEKITNFELFDGFPMFTKDGEHLVFASNRFNKNQGDTNIFIADWVD
- a CDS encoding phytanoyl-CoA dioxygenase family protein codes for the protein MEKNHKYSLNNIYKLSQDQINFYEKNGFCLLRNVLSNGEVKYYRDIIDHAVSIRSGHDKRTLSQKSFYERAFTQCGHLWSEFPDVMEFTTSKRLAGIAKQFFGGKHARLWHDQALYKLPGGSITEPHQDMAYWPMLDRNAGTIWVALSEASIEMGAMFFIPGTHKLAIDSWNHKLKENSDLLDRLPEYLKKKAIAYDLKPGDATFHHGLTIHYTGENKTEVIRKAMCVIYFPDGVRYDANSPEAHHHCAAGTKHGEPIATGKNPILA
- the ccsA gene encoding cytochrome c biogenesis protein CcsA encodes the protein MIVGYISIVLAFCASLVAAAAYFYYYRSNNNKFLSIANSSYTVMSIAVFFAIGLLLSQIWSYNFQLNYVYSHSSRALPWHFVFSTLWAGQEGTFLMWTAYSSIFGFILIRKTVRKNPLVLFFLVLTQFYILLILLGRDPFLMVWEVRPDIPVGFVPADGAGLNPLLQNPWMRIHPPTLFVGYASTAIPFTFAMSAMVRKDFTTWIIEARRWILFTVLILGTGVMMGGYWAYTTLGWGGYWGWDPVENASIIPWIFSVVMLHGTMIQSRQKGLVRSNLVFAGLAYISMLWGSFLTRSGVLGDFSVHSFAASDLNIYLICYVGLFLFMFLGLYIYSTRGIRGTSFADGILNRESFILFGMTAFLFSGIFTFIGTSAPFFTALVNKPAGVSIEFYETIHMPIALLLMASVSFAPLLAWKVNAFRNIKRLNTSLIISFFITTFAVIVGLNQPISILLFFLSVFAIIINGWVVYEFIKKKPGKMGGYLAHVGLGFMVIGIITSAMYDRSEKIALPKDQFQKTSFGYDIKFVGFREMPDGKDRAQLVLKSENEEFTAEMQFYFSEYTNSYMLNPYIKLKPLKDLYISPISFVPAEDQNSHQLSLAQGQTGKFSDIAVTFNGFEVNQHGEAQTMIVKANLTVEVPDGSYSERHDLAPEYKLENGKFSSTIVDVPGRDGVSVKIASVDASNRTVHLEFNSTNGGIKGVDYLGIEVSEKPFISLLWFGILVLMSGVIVTITDRKKKAKV